From the genome of Streptomyces sp. NBC_00659, one region includes:
- a CDS encoding MarR family winged helix-turn-helix transcriptional regulator produces the protein MSQEGVGVNLETSLGYLLKEASSALRAAMEEVLRPLGMSVTHYSCIELLAQRPGLSNSELARGAFVTRQTMNVLLQTLERDGYVTRPAEAPVGKVLPTRLTPRGRRSLEKASAAVRSVEARMLAGLTETEQSDAFRILQSMIHSLRGDNEGA, from the coding sequence ATGAGTCAAGAAGGTGTCGGCGTCAACCTGGAGACGTCACTGGGCTACCTGCTCAAAGAAGCGTCGAGCGCCCTCCGCGCGGCCATGGAGGAAGTGCTGCGGCCGCTCGGGATGAGCGTGACGCACTACTCCTGCATCGAGCTGCTGGCGCAACGACCGGGCTTGTCGAACTCCGAGCTCGCGCGGGGCGCGTTCGTGACACGGCAGACGATGAACGTGCTGCTCCAGACCCTGGAACGAGACGGCTACGTGACCAGGCCTGCGGAGGCACCCGTCGGGAAGGTGCTTCCCACGCGGCTCACGCCTCGCGGCCGACGAAGCCTCGAGAAGGCGAGCGCAGCCGTCCGGTCCGTCGAGGCCAGAATGCTGGCCGGCCTGACCGAGACCGAGCAGTCAGACGCGTTCCGGATCCTGCAGAGCATGATCCATTCCCTGCGCGGTGACAACGAGGGTGCATAG
- a CDS encoding VOC family protein, translating into MPVTGPDFISLQVRGLDASQAFYEQYLGLVRSSAGPPHAVVFETKPIAFALRDVIPGTDLASVAQPGIGAAIWLHATDVQAIHDALVADGHTIVSAPIDGPFGRTFTFADPDGYQVTLHDRA; encoded by the coding sequence ATGCCCGTCACCGGCCCCGACTTCATCTCGCTCCAAGTGCGCGGCCTCGACGCTTCGCAGGCGTTCTACGAGCAGTACCTGGGCCTCGTCCGCTCGTCGGCCGGACCTCCGCACGCCGTCGTCTTCGAGACGAAGCCGATCGCGTTCGCACTCCGCGACGTCATTCCCGGCACCGACCTCGCATCCGTCGCTCAGCCCGGCATCGGTGCCGCGATCTGGCTCCACGCCACCGACGTCCAGGCCATCCACGACGCGCTCGTCGCCGACGGTCACACCATCGTCTCCGCACCGATCGACGGTCCCTTCGGTCGGACCTTCACCTTCGCCGACCCCGACGGCTACCAGGTCACGCTCCACGACCGCGCTTGA